The following is a genomic window from Onthophagus taurus isolate NC chromosome 1, IU_Otau_3.0, whole genome shotgun sequence.
GTAGACTTTCTTGTATCActgtacatattttaatatttgataaatgtcaaattgacatttcaaCATTTAAGGTTATTAATTCATAACCTTGCtttgttagtaataaaatttttgtaaactttattatattatttatcatttcaCGAACACTAcgatttataactttttaatctaaaattgttattaaggaccaaaataaataattattacttcGTTTATGCATTATTTATTTCctttataaatgaaattacATAAATGTTATAGTATTTTAACTTAATCCTTTATCGTTATCAACATATTGCGTAATCGCTAATAAATTATGAACGGCAGAGTTTTCCAAATCGACATCGAAGGATTCTTCAAACTTTTCCATCAACTTTTCGTTTCGTACATCCAACGATTTAAATGTGCTTTGTATATTTTTCCACGCAGAGACGAAATACACAACAAAATCCAACGATAAGTTTAATAATAGTATTAAACTAGGTTGTAACGCATTTCCTTTAATCAAAATGGAGGTTTCATCGTCAAAGTCGAGCGATAAAGAGGCATTCTCAATCGTGGAAAATTTACTTTTCATATCGTTATTgagtttgtttaatttatcactacaaaaatattaaattataaagtaTGCAAACTCCGTATTCGAACATTCTCGGAAATATTAGATAATCACGAATTACTCAAGAATGATagtaatttcaaatattttttctgatttattTCACTTAGAAgactttttgacattaaactgtcaaatttgacacttgTAGATATTTTAATGTCAAGAAATCGTTTGTTATCTAGTATTTTCAATATTGAAACTGTCACATTTGACATTTCTacatattttgatataaagaactcttttatttctagcatttttgacatttaaactatcaaatttgacattttaatatcaaacaaatttattatttccacAACTTCTGTGTTTTAAACTGTCTTTGTTGCTTTCTGAACTAAATTTATATCGTGGATCAAGAATAGTAGCTTTTGCTACTGTTCTATTAATCTCATAAACCCCAAGTCGCGTCTTTATTATAACAGTAAGAGTTCTTTGTAAGTGCTTGCCTGTTTATGTCACTGGAGTTTTGCTATTTATGGTATGTCGTACACCGAATACAAATGCTATAACAGATGATAGCGATGGATACTTTTCCTTGGATAACACTACGTTTTCAGCAAATAACTACTCTTCAGAATCTAGATTCGGTGGAGGTGATACCAGTGTCGGTAAAGTAGCAGAAAACGGAACCTTGAGCTTTAATAGGCATTCGAGCATATGAGAAGTAGGTACTGATACAGCGagtgctttaatttgattacaTCCAAATTCATTTGCTTCTGCATGAGGGTCAAAGCATATGAAGATTTTgtgttatgtttaaaatgtgTACCAATCGCTCggcatttatttattacttgcAATAACTGATTATAATTAGCGCGTAGTATCTCCTAAATCAATTCCATCTTTTTCTATACCGTTTTTCACAGCAAAATTAAGAGTACTACAGAGAAATGATTTTGCTCATTTAAAATTTCGCTAACTGCTTTTTTCATTCAGATCACATGTTTCGGAAAGCTCTGAACCAATTGGGGTTTATTCTAAGAACTACTTATGTCTTTTCAAATCTTGATTGCATAAAATCTGCTTATATAGCATATGTTAATAGTATTCTCTCTTTCTCCTCTGTGGTTTGGAATCCAATGTATCACATATATTTTCTGCACAAttctcaattttcttttttcaaaatattcatACCCCTTCGTagtcaataaaataaaattaaacgtaaATTCATCATCACCAATCATCACCAAACTTCCACTATGCTTGAACATAGTTATCAGATTATGTGGATGTTTTTCTCTCACCAAATTCTTACTCGTCCAGtcgatatttttatatagagTCTCATCTGTGAAAATTACCATTTTCCAGAAGTAAAAATCCTTATTTTGGCATACTtatcaatgattttttaacaatataccgacttttaaaatcaagtttttaatataatttcatGCCGTTGAAAGTTAACATGAACACTAAAGACCTGTTCAAGATTGTTGTAGCCAATGCCACACCACTTACGGTAGAATCCTTAGAAATTTGACGATATAGCAATGAATGATTTCTTCTTGTTAGCttggatgcacctttctgtccctACAAAACTGTTTAATCCTCAGACGTACGGcaaaatccgaatgtttcttgttctacatctaatgttagttctagtgacagtgcaagtgtaaaactagaactcacactatgcctagaaatagaaatattcgggCTCGACCGATCCAACGGTCTGGGTATTCGTCGTCCAAGTATTGGCGAACAACCAAACTAAAGGGGGCCGGTGCTCTATCATGCATAAATTACATACATGTTTTGTCTTACTTGAAGCAGCAATACTTCTTCTAGAAATTATCGATAATCTGGACCCATTAATCTGTTCGGTAAAAAATGTGGGTCTATCAAATGATCACCGACGATGGCAGCCCAAACATTTACGGAAAATTATTGCTGAGGATGGCCTTCTGCAATTTCATGTAGATTTTCTTCTGCCCATATGTGGTTAttgtgaaaattgaaaatatcatcCTTCGAGAAAGATGTTTCATCGTTAAACAGAACTTCGGCTCCAAACTCAgaattttgagctattttgtCTTGTACAAAAAGCCAATCTTGGAGGAAAATCTCTTGGCAATAAGGCTTGTACTTTTTGGATATGGTAGGGATACAAAAGTtgccttttcaaaattctccaaacCATCGAGTGAGATAGGTTTAAGTTGTGAGCAATTTTTCTGGTACTTGTAGTcggattttcatcaatttcgttGAGGACAACCTCTTCTACTTGGAGATTTGCAACTTCCATAGGCCCCCCATTATCAGCAGTACTCCTTTTAAAACTTCCATTTTCCCATAGTTGTTGGTGAATGCGTAGAAACAAGTTATGGTGTGGTACTGGGCGATCAGGATGTCTTTCTTGATACAATCGCCTTACTTCTGCCGAATTACCGCATGCCATTCCGTAAACGTTTTGCATATTTCAGCGTTTgtgtaattcatttttaattttgtaatacaagtttactttttgcaggtacaaattgttattttgacaGGAGGTAGTAGAGTATATGAAGATAGTACACTTAATTCTGTTTTTACACGACAGATACGTTCCCAATAAATTCGCGTAAAAAAAGATACggtatttatgtaaaaatacgGGATAGGTTCCCACATTTGAAGAATCGGTTAAAATGTTATGATTAAGAAAGATAAATTCGATTACTTTAATGtgcttttatttaataaaacttatttaaaaataataaataattcataagttgaaataataataaaataaaagtaaagaaaaaatcattatttagtgaaaaaaacgaaaattaatttctaattgcTATCATCTTTTCGATGCGCTTTCCTTTTCAAGCTGTGCTGCCGCGTTAGTGGTTCTAGTCACAAATTCTGTTATCGATCGTTGTGTTCCAGGTTTGATAAGGCTGTTATACAATTCACGATAACTGcccattaataatttaatgtctCGTTGAAATTTTGTAGATCTTTCTTCAATAGGATCATGCTTTTGAAAATGATCGCATAATTTAGCAGCGAGTTGTAGTCCTTCTTTGATTACATCTGCGGTAAGGGTAGGAATCTCTTCGTCAATTTCACTGCATTCTTTATCATCGGGAATCTCAAGCGCTAAACTAATGATTTCATCATCAGTAAGTGCTTTATCCTCTAGTAATTCATCGATATCTGCAGACGATATATCAGCAAATCCTTCTCCGCCTATTTCATGAGCTAAGGCTGTGATGTTAGGGTATTGATCCATATTAGAAGGCACatgatctttattttttacacaTTCTGGCCAAAGAGATCTCCAACATGCGTTCAAAGTTGATGGTTTCAATTCGGATAGTGCTAATCCAGCATGTTTGATGCAGTCATTTATTGTAAAGTTCTTTCACGCGTCAATGAccgtttcatttttattatttgttaatttatctaaaatgtATCGAAATGTTTGCTTTACGTAATAGGTCTTAAAGGTTGCAATAATTCCTTGGTCCAACGGCTGTATCAAGGAAGTAGTATTTGGaggaagaaaacaaaattcaacattcGGGTGCTCTATGTGTGGGTGGCCAGGTGCGTTATCTATAATCAGAAGAACCTTAAATTCAAGACTTTTATCGCTCATATAGCGACGCACTTCTGGGATAAAATGTTTGACAAaccattcattaaaaatttctctaGTTACCCAGGCTTTTTTATTAGCTGTCCAGTGTACTGATAAGGTATCTAAATTTACACCTTTCATAGACCGTGGTTTTAGAGCTCGATTAACAAGCAAGGGTTTTAACATTCGATCTCCAGACGCATTAGagcaaaataaaaaggttACGCGATCTTTGGCCGCCTTGAACCCACTGGCAGTTTTCTGGGATTTAGCTACGAATGTTCTACTTGGCATACGCTTCCAGAAAAGGCCTGTTTCGTCCGCATTCCATACCTGATCTGGAGTGTAACCacctttttcaattattttagcCAGTTTTGCTGGAAATTCTTTAGCTGCTACATCATCTGCAGATGCAATTTCATCCTTTATCTTTATATTATGTAACGCGTTTCGTTGTAGAAAACCATTCATCCATCCCGTACTAgcagaaaattcaaattttcttcttttctcgCCTGATGTTTGTGGTTCCGCTTCTTTAATTTGGTTGTAAATCTTTAATGCCATTTGCTTGATGTTATTTCCGTCAACGggtattcgtttttgagacaTATCCTCCATCCATATTACAGGAGCCTTTTCCATTTTTTGCTTCACAATGTCTCTTGTGTATGATGTTGTATGAGCACTTAATTTTGTCCCAGCAATTACAGATTTTCTAATCGCGtcctcattttttttatagttctTACAGTGGATTCTCTTAAACCGAAACGTTGCCCTACAGTGGTGGCACTATCTCCATTAGctaaattatctaaaatgttgattttaactTTCAACGAAATagcttttctttttgtttgttttgtaGCTGACATTGTGATTAGATCgcctataaaaattttatttatttatacgtaATAAGTAAGTAAAGAAtaaatgtatcaaaaaatattttatttaatattgtattCGATTTTGTTACTCACCTTAAACATTGAAGCCAAACTGTAAACTCgtaattattttaaccaaAACAGATGTGAGATGATATAAAATTAGGGAAATCCCCTGTAACTATTGATGCGCTCGCGCAATCAGGGGGTATCGATTCTCGCACAATCATATACCTTTCAAGCGCTTTCACATACTTGCACGTACACGAAATTTTAGTTCCAAAATTATTCTAGATTCAAATTTCTTGCGTCgcgttaaatcaaattaaatcgcgtaaaaaaagaataaaatatattttattaatcgcGTTATATCAAATTCGCGTAAAAACAGAATTAGGTGTattatgaaacaccctgtatatatgaTACATTCGAGCTTAGCcctattctagttctagagttagttctagttttagttcaatagcAATACACACAACCTAGCGCTTTGTCGTGCCTAGTTAGCACTACTAAGCACTGTcactaggtctagtgttagtccataaatattttcagacAGTCGAGCCGCCCTAAAGGCAAATCCAGGCCTACACCTGTGACTTCGCACTGATCAGAGTGTaccagcaacctgagagaactcgttaggggcaatgatgttactctatggtgggttccaggtcacagagaCATTGAGAGCAATGAGAAGGAGGAGAAGCTGGCGAAAAAGGCAACGAAAACGCCCTTTATTAGACCCCAACCcggttgtggactacaaaaaagccagctaaaacaagtaatcaacagttgggaggcctcaaaggtagccttacgctggaaagaacttccaggtcacagacaagcgaagtgtatgataactccgtcgcaaaacaaacccaaagaggttttatgcctcagcaaaggggatctaaggatGCTCTCAGGTTTCCTGACCGctcctaaaataccacctcttccacattggacaagctgagaaTCAAACTTGTCGTTCTTGCAACAACGAATCAAAAACGgatgaacatatactgtgtaaTTGCGGCGCCAGAGGCTACataagacacaaaatttttggTAAAGCTCTTTTGACACCTACCaacataaaggaacaagaccttgaagcaatactaaggttcattaaggacctacatttgccctaaattTTGAGAGGGCAAAAgatacaatagatcttataggtatATAAGGCATATAggcattaataataataactttgaTCAATTTACATTTTGTAGTGCTTTGTTAACTTTACCTGTCTTTTTATAATTCCACACCACACATTGCTTGATTTCAATCAAAGATTTTCCgcaatttttacaataattcaACTGACtttgaagttttttgaaaaaattagtgcttaacaatcaaaaaaatacaCTCTTGCGACCTGCTTGAATATGACTCTTGCtgttaattgttaataaaatgctctttcacaTATAGTTGTTAAACTGTGTAAGTAACCACAATCTATTTTTGCTTTTACTCttcttttaaatgaaataaatcatcaaaaagatttgaaatttgtaCTACCAGTCTTGTGTAATTCGTGATTTTCTAATTTCTCAGTGGGTGTTCAAATACAGATTTTGCATGCTGTATATTAAAAAGGATTTCATTAGTTATGAATTCGtacagtatttttttaataatttccattTCCTCTTCTATTCCCACATAAATGCTAAATAAAATTCGTTGTTGCATCTCAAAAAAATCTTCCTCATGTGCTTTATTTACACtaaaattgaactaaaattaattattagttttaaaattttaattcctcACCTTTCTACATGTCTCAACTGTTCAGAGAGGTTAAGTAAACCACGAATCGGTTTTTTACCctcatttaataaatctttccatttattaacaaaatcagGAAGAAACTTACAAAGTTGAACAATACTTTTTTGAATCTTTAATTCTATTTCATTCATTtcactttaaattaaaataaaacttatttactTTTAGTAAACGTAAACATTAATTACAGATTcctgtaataaaataatcattatgttaataaataagaGATGGTGCTGAATTCGTGGTGTTCGTATTGATGTTTTGCGGTAAAATCATCACTTTCGATTGGTGGCTTACATTTTGTATTGGTAAAAGCCATGGAAGGGATTCCGTTTGTATTTTCGCAAGGCGCGCAATTTCTACAGCCACTTTCATAAACGATGACGGTTTCGTAAAGTTCACGTGCCTATATAGTTCGTGCAAAACATCCATTTCAAgctacaaaaacatttttcatcatGAACGAAAACTATCGTCCCCCTTGGCAAAAATCGTCAACAAACTCAACAGAAAATGATTATCAACGTGATGATATGCCAAACCCTTTCGTACAtcacctagaattagaaacaactggtgaaaaaataaaggtaagctaaaaaaaagtgtgtttaaaataaagttattaaagaaaatctatttttgtatatttgttTGGAGAAAAACTCGTCTTGTCGAACACAGCTGCGTATTTTTACTTAACTCTTTAGATTCTTTAGACTTTTTAGAGAGAAAGTGGAGAAATTTCTTCTTGGTTTCAAATCCGtgatgattttaaatattttatcttattaATCACTTACacttcaacaaattaattaaatgtgttaacttttaaaacgtcaaataaataaatgacgtttgaaacgtcaaattaatttttaaaaaattaacactttaTTTGACAGACgtcaaattgacatttaacgatttaattaattattaatttaataatttctcccgtttattttcaaaccTCATCTAAACAGAAAGTAATTCATAACCTTGTTAATAATGctaattttttctctttttgcaTTCTAATCATGAATACAACAAAAGCAACCTTTCCATTTCGTGCATAGAAAATCGAGGATAACTCATTAGTTTCACAAATCAAATCATTTACTGATTAGGAGAATGGACCAgggtaa
Proteins encoded in this region:
- the LOC111421200 gene encoding uncharacterized protein; amino-acid sequence: MNEIELKIQKSIVQLCKFLPDFVNKWKDLLNEGKKPIRGLLNLSEQLRHVESVNKAHEEDFFEMQQRILFSIYVGIEEEMEIIKKILDKLNKLNNDMKSKFSTIENASLSLDFDDETSILIKGNALQPSLILLLNLSLDFVVYFVSAWKNIQSTFKSLDVRNEKLMEKFEESFDVDLENSAVHNLLAITQYVDNDKGLS